One Sporomusaceae bacterium ACPt DNA window includes the following coding sequences:
- the braC_4 gene encoding Leucine-, isoleucine-, valine-, threonine-, and alanine-binding protein → MSKKCLIFIGLAVALTMLAGLVAGCGSSDSKTADSKEIKVGGNFEMTGGIANFGNQTANGIKLAFKEANAAGGVLGKQLTFIIADNKSEPAEAANAITKLITQDKVVAVLGPVSSSNVLATLQIAQDNKIPVLTATATNPKVTVDNGKVRPYVFRACFIDPFQGKVMADFAAKSVKAKTAAIYVDNSSDYSKGLAEVFETSFTQGGGKIVAKEGFLQKDTDFKATLTKIKAANPDVIFIPAYYEEVGKIVKQARELGITVPLLGTDGWDDSKLVDIAGAAPLNNGFFSNHYSSQDKDPNIVKFVEAYKKEYGQEPSALAALGYDAGLMLIDAIKRAGSADPAKIRDALEQTKNLQVSTGILTLDANHNPVKSAVVIEMKDGKQLFKEKINP, encoded by the coding sequence GTGTCCAAGAAATGCCTAATCTTTATTGGTCTGGCAGTGGCTCTGACCATGCTGGCCGGCTTGGTGGCAGGCTGCGGAAGCTCAGATTCTAAGACTGCTGACTCTAAAGAAATTAAGGTTGGCGGTAACTTTGAAATGACTGGCGGCATTGCCAACTTCGGCAACCAAACGGCTAACGGTATCAAACTGGCGTTTAAAGAAGCCAATGCAGCCGGTGGTGTTCTGGGTAAGCAGCTTACTTTTATCATTGCCGACAACAAGTCTGAGCCGGCTGAGGCGGCTAACGCAATTACCAAACTTATTACTCAAGATAAAGTAGTTGCCGTGCTGGGCCCGGTATCAAGCTCCAATGTCCTGGCAACCCTGCAAATAGCTCAAGACAACAAAATTCCGGTACTTACTGCCACTGCTACCAATCCTAAAGTAACCGTCGATAATGGTAAAGTACGGCCTTATGTTTTCCGTGCCTGCTTTATTGATCCTTTCCAAGGCAAAGTAATGGCTGATTTCGCTGCTAAATCGGTTAAGGCCAAAACTGCGGCGATTTATGTTGACAACAGTTCCGATTATTCCAAAGGCTTAGCTGAAGTGTTCGAAACATCCTTTACTCAAGGTGGCGGAAAAATTGTCGCCAAGGAAGGCTTCCTGCAAAAGGATACCGACTTTAAAGCTACTTTGACCAAGATTAAGGCTGCTAATCCGGACGTTATCTTTATTCCTGCTTACTATGAAGAGGTTGGCAAAATTGTAAAACAAGCCCGTGAATTGGGTATTACCGTACCGCTCTTAGGGACTGACGGCTGGGATGACAGCAAACTGGTTGATATTGCCGGCGCTGCTCCGCTGAATAACGGTTTCTTCAGCAACCACTATTCTTCTCAGGACAAAGATCCTAATATCGTAAAGTTTGTTGAGGCCTATAAGAAAGAGTACGGTCAAGAACCCAGCGCTTTGGCAGCTCTTGGTTATGATGCCGGTCTTATGTTGATTGACGCCATCAAACGTGCTGGCAGCGCCGATCCGGCTAAAATCCGCGATGCTTTGGAGCAAACTAAAAATCTCCAAGTCAGCACTGGTATCCTGACACTTGACGCCAACCATAATCCGGTTAAGAGTGCGGTTGTTATTGAAATGAAGGATGGCAAACAACTCTTTAAAGAAAAGATCAATCCTTGA
- the fieF gene encoding Ferrous-iron efflux pump FieF, whose protein sequence is MGGRSVEVNHTKLKQRTARLSVVSNTLLVMLKLVVGIFTGSVSIVSEAAHSGVDLIAALVAYVAVKKSGKPPDSQHAYGHGKIENLSAAFEAVLIVLAALWIVYESVEKIKTAHAPEYLEYGLFVMALSVAVNYWVSSKLYHVALLTGSHALEADALHLKADIWTSVGVFLGLGIIQYTGLYWLDPAIAIAVAVVVFKAGFDMTMKSIYELTDVSLPEDEEREIRTIVSSHPTVIAVHQLRTRRSGSFRLIDMHIILQKNMHLDKAHAVCDEIEATIQKKFNPCDVIIHLEPCDYYDDYGACPAECEENCKHE, encoded by the coding sequence ATGGGGGGAAGAAGTGTGGAAGTTAATCATACTAAATTAAAGCAGCGGACAGCGCGGTTGTCGGTAGTATCTAATACACTACTTGTTATGCTTAAGTTAGTTGTTGGGATATTTACCGGCTCGGTTAGTATTGTTTCTGAAGCCGCCCATTCCGGAGTTGACTTAATCGCCGCCCTGGTAGCCTATGTGGCGGTAAAAAAGTCCGGTAAACCGCCGGACAGTCAGCATGCTTACGGCCATGGCAAAATTGAAAACCTGTCAGCCGCATTCGAAGCTGTGCTTATTGTTCTGGCTGCATTATGGATTGTATATGAATCAGTCGAAAAAATAAAAACGGCCCATGCGCCGGAATATCTGGAGTACGGCCTCTTCGTAATGGCATTGTCTGTGGCCGTCAACTACTGGGTTTCCAGTAAACTGTATCATGTGGCCCTGTTAACCGGCTCACACGCACTGGAAGCCGATGCGTTGCATCTAAAAGCTGATATCTGGACCAGTGTAGGCGTATTTTTAGGGCTCGGCATTATTCAATACACCGGTCTGTACTGGCTTGATCCGGCCATTGCTATTGCCGTAGCGGTGGTGGTATTTAAAGCCGGTTTTGATATGACCATGAAAAGCATTTATGAGCTGACTGACGTCAGCCTGCCTGAAGATGAAGAAAGAGAAATTAGAACCATCGTCAGCAGCCATCCGACAGTAATTGCTGTTCATCAACTGAGAACCAGGCGTTCAGGCAGCTTTCGCTTAATTGACATGCATATCATCTTGCAGAAAAATATGCATCTTGATAAAGCGCATGCGGTATGTGACGAAATTGAGGCAACAATCCAAAAAAAGTTTAATCCCTGTGATGTTATTATTCATTTGGAGCCATGCGACTACTATGATGACTATGGCGCTTGCCCGGCCGAGTGCGAAGAAAACTGTAAACATGAGTGA
- the selD gene encoding Selenide, water dikinase: MGPGDLAGILSRLPVMHNPNVLVGIATSDDAGVYKLNPTTALIQTVDFFTPIVDDPYMFGQIAAANSLSDIYAMGAMPITALNLVAFPNCKLPGEVLLAILQGGQDKVAEAGAVIIGGHTIDDTEPKYGLSVTGIAHPDKIWTNAGAQPGDYLVLTKALGTGILASAARADMFAQGVAAATVSMAALNAKAAKAATDFNIHACTDITGFGLLGHVYEMAAGSSVAVTIDSASLPILPEAADAAAIGLVPGGAYANRNYLQTVEFADSVPENIRDICFDPQTSGGLLFAVPENEAGKLMAALGVAGVTAASVIGQVTATGKGEIYVR, from the coding sequence GTGGGGCCAGGGGACCTGGCCGGAATTTTAAGCCGGCTGCCGGTAATGCACAATCCTAATGTGCTTGTAGGGATTGCTACTTCGGATGACGCCGGCGTATACAAGCTAAATCCGACAACTGCATTAATACAGACTGTAGATTTTTTCACGCCAATTGTTGATGATCCCTATATGTTCGGCCAAATAGCCGCCGCTAACAGTTTAAGCGACATTTATGCCATGGGTGCGATGCCAATAACAGCGTTAAACTTGGTGGCTTTCCCTAATTGCAAACTGCCGGGCGAAGTGCTGCTGGCCATTTTGCAGGGGGGCCAGGATAAAGTGGCTGAGGCTGGGGCTGTCATTATCGGCGGCCATACAATTGACGATACCGAGCCTAAATACGGGCTGTCAGTTACCGGTATAGCTCATCCGGACAAAATTTGGACAAACGCCGGGGCGCAGCCGGGAGATTACCTGGTATTGACTAAAGCGCTGGGGACAGGGATTTTGGCATCGGCAGCCAGGGCTGACATGTTTGCCCAAGGTGTAGCGGCAGCTACAGTCAGCATGGCGGCTCTTAACGCCAAAGCTGCCAAAGCTGCAACTGATTTTAACATTCATGCCTGCACTGACATTACCGGCTTTGGGCTGTTGGGTCATGTATATGAAATGGCAGCTGGCAGCAGTGTGGCAGTAACTATCGACAGTGCGTCGCTGCCTATTCTGCCTGAAGCGGCTGACGCTGCCGCCATAGGCCTGGTGCCAGGCGGTGCGTATGCCAACCGGAACTACCTGCAGACGGTCGAATTTGCGGATAGTGTGCCGGAGAACATCAGAGATATTTGTTTTGATCCGCAGACATCAGGCGGACTGTTATTTGCCGTACCGGAAAATGAGGCCGGAAAATTGATGGCTGCACTGGGTGTTGCCGGGGTGACGGCAGCCAGTGTTATCGGCCAGGTAACGGCAACAGGGAAAGGAGAAATATATGTCAGATAG
- the livH_4 gene encoding High-affinity branched-chain amino acid transport system permease protein LivH, producing the protein MDFSGLIGQLVQQLINGISLGSIYALIALGYTMVYGIIRLINFAHGDIYMLGAYAGFFAITVFKFSFIPALIFSMAAAGIVGMFIERAAYRPLRQAPKIAVLITAIGVSLFLEYGGMLLVSPQPRTFPAVFTAEVYKIGGMVINSQQVIILVVSLLLMVILTYVVHRTKIGKAMRAVSFDTDAARLMGIDVDRVISFTFGIGSALAAAAGVLVGIYYNSIDPLMGIMPGLKAFVAAVLGGIGSIPGAMLGGTILGVIEALVSGFWSSTFRDAVAFAILIIILLWKPAGLLGKNVREKV; encoded by the coding sequence GTGGATTTTTCAGGCTTAATTGGACAGCTAGTACAACAATTAATTAACGGTATTTCCCTGGGCAGCATTTATGCGCTCATTGCTCTGGGGTATACCATGGTTTACGGTATAATCAGGCTGATCAACTTTGCCCACGGTGACATCTATATGTTGGGCGCTTACGCAGGTTTTTTCGCCATAACAGTCTTTAAGTTTTCCTTCATTCCGGCGCTGATTTTTTCGATGGCTGCTGCCGGCATTGTTGGCATGTTTATTGAAAGAGCAGCTTACCGCCCACTGCGACAGGCGCCCAAAATAGCGGTTTTAATTACGGCAATTGGTGTATCGCTGTTTTTAGAATATGGCGGAATGCTGCTGGTATCGCCTCAGCCTCGGACTTTTCCTGCGGTCTTTACTGCTGAGGTTTACAAAATAGGCGGTATGGTGATAAACAGCCAGCAAGTCATTATCTTAGTGGTGTCCCTGCTGTTAATGGTCATTCTGACCTATGTCGTACACCGTACTAAAATCGGCAAAGCCATGCGGGCCGTATCATTCGATACCGATGCCGCCCGGCTTATGGGTATTGATGTTGACCGGGTCATTTCCTTTACTTTTGGCATTGGCTCAGCTCTGGCTGCTGCTGCCGGTGTACTTGTCGGTATTTACTACAACTCGATTGACCCGCTCATGGGGATCATGCCTGGCCTTAAAGCCTTTGTTGCCGCAGTATTAGGTGGTATTGGCAGCATTCCCGGCGCTATGCTCGGCGGGACCATACTGGGCGTTATTGAAGCGCTGGTCAGCGGCTTTTGGTCTTCGACCTTCCGCGACGCAGTAGCATTTGCTATCCTTATTATTATCTTGTTGTGGAAACCGGCAGGCCTCTTGGGTAAAAATGTCCGGGAGAAAGTGTAG
- the impDH gene encoding Inosine-5'-monophosphate dehydrogenase, whose translation MIVFKRMTPNPTTITSAMTILDALQIMRSNKFRRLPVVDNGKLVGIVTDRDLREVSASPATSLSVFELNYLLAKMQVKDIMTKKVLTVSPDATVEEAALLMYNNKIGGLVVVDESQAVVGILTETDIFKAFVDAMGLPQGKTRLSLLLPDRLGVIHDISGVFKELGVSIGSFVSFPAEDGQYEVVIRADIPDVKTLTERLAALGYPVQHVVQIG comes from the coding sequence ATGATCGTATTCAAACGAATGACCCCTAATCCCACTACCATTACGTCAGCCATGACCATTCTTGATGCGTTGCAAATCATGCGCAGCAACAAATTCCGCCGTCTGCCGGTGGTGGATAACGGCAAACTGGTTGGTATTGTAACTGACCGGGACCTACGAGAGGTATCGGCCTCACCGGCTACTTCGCTGTCGGTGTTTGAACTCAACTACCTCTTGGCCAAAATGCAGGTTAAAGACATTATGACCAAGAAGGTGTTAACGGTTAGTCCTGACGCCACTGTGGAAGAGGCGGCATTACTCATGTACAACAACAAAATCGGTGGACTGGTTGTTGTTGATGAAAGCCAGGCGGTGGTAGGCATTCTGACCGAAACCGATATATTTAAAGCTTTTGTTGATGCCATGGGCCTGCCTCAGGGCAAGACCCGCCTAAGCCTTTTGTTGCCTGACCGTCTGGGCGTCATCCATGATATTTCCGGCGTATTTAAGGAACTTGGCGTCAGCATTGGCAGTTTTGTCAGTTTCCCGGCTGAGGATGGTCAGTATGAAGTTGTAATTCGCGCCGACATCCCGGATGTCAAGACATTGACTGAACGATTGGCCGCGCTTGGTTATCCGGTGCAGCACGTTGTACAAATCGGTTAA
- the braC_3 gene encoding Leucine-, isoleucine-, valine-, threonine-, and alanine-binding protein — MVKTKFVKLVSVMVTVLMVAGLIAGCGGSGSQQADVIKLGANLEMTGGNATFGQSAANGAKLAIKEVNAKGGVLGKQLSLVIADNKSEAAEAANAMQKLITQDKVVAVIAPIASSSVIAAAQVNTDNKVLAISPTASNPKVTVDPNSGKVREFLFRAAFIDPFQGSVMASFAQKSLKAKTAALYIDNSSDYAKGLGQFFKETFEKNGGTIVANEAYLAKDTDFKATLTKIKSQNPDVVFVPGYYQEVGMIIKQARELGLNVPFLGGDGWDSAKLPEISGAQALNNTFFSNHYSPDDNSSAVKAFVEAYKKEYNQTPDAFAALSYDATMMVIEAIKRAGSADPVKIKDELAKTKDYQAVSGLITLNETHDPVKSAVIIEMKDGKQTFKEKVNP; from the coding sequence ATGGTGAAGACAAAATTTGTTAAATTAGTAAGCGTAATGGTAACTGTGCTTATGGTGGCAGGCCTTATTGCCGGTTGTGGCGGCAGCGGCAGTCAACAAGCAGATGTAATTAAACTGGGTGCTAACCTTGAGATGACAGGTGGCAATGCCACTTTTGGCCAGTCGGCTGCCAATGGCGCCAAACTGGCCATTAAAGAAGTAAATGCCAAAGGCGGGGTGCTTGGAAAACAACTGTCTCTGGTAATTGCTGATAATAAAAGTGAGGCGGCTGAAGCTGCCAACGCCATGCAGAAACTGATAACTCAGGATAAAGTAGTGGCAGTCATTGCGCCGATTGCTTCCTCAAGTGTTATTGCTGCCGCGCAAGTGAATACCGACAATAAAGTGTTGGCAATCAGCCCGACGGCCTCCAACCCTAAAGTTACTGTTGACCCCAATAGCGGCAAAGTCCGTGAATTCCTGTTCCGGGCTGCCTTTATTGATCCGTTTCAAGGCTCGGTAATGGCATCTTTTGCGCAAAAATCACTAAAAGCAAAAACCGCTGCGTTGTATATTGATAACTCCAGCGATTATGCCAAGGGCTTAGGCCAGTTCTTCAAAGAAACCTTTGAAAAAAATGGCGGCACAATAGTGGCTAACGAAGCGTATTTGGCTAAAGATACCGACTTTAAAGCTACATTGACCAAGATTAAATCACAAAACCCTGACGTAGTATTTGTTCCCGGCTATTATCAAGAAGTGGGAATGATCATTAAACAAGCACGGGAACTTGGACTTAATGTTCCTTTCCTGGGCGGCGATGGCTGGGATTCTGCTAAATTACCGGAAATTAGCGGTGCCCAGGCGTTGAACAATACTTTTTTCAGCAATCATTATTCGCCTGATGACAACAGTTCAGCGGTAAAAGCTTTTGTCGAAGCCTATAAAAAAGAGTATAATCAGACCCCTGACGCTTTTGCCGCGTTATCATATGACGCTACGATGATGGTTATTGAAGCCATCAAACGGGCCGGCAGCGCTGATCCGGTTAAAATCAAGGACGAGCTTGCCAAGACCAAAGATTATCAGGCTGTATCGGGATTGATCACTTTAAACGAGACTCATGACCCTGTTAAGAGCGCTGTAATCATTGAAATGAAAGACGGCAAGCAGACGTTTAAAGAGAAGGTAAATCCATAA
- the lptB_4 gene encoding Lipopolysaccharide export system ATP-binding protein LptB, with amino-acid sequence MALLKATKLSKVFGGLRAVSNFDVEIAPGELVGLIGPNGAGKTTAFNLLTGVYEPTEGQIEFDGKSIVGLKPYQITQRGIARTFQNIRLFADLSVLDNVKIAYHFHVKYGLLESMLRVGRYHSEEAEIEEKAIRFLEIFQLANKKDEIAKNLPYGEQRRLEIARALAAQPRLLLLDEPAAGMNPQETQQLMEMIRWIRKEFNLTILLIEHDMSLVMGVCERIYVLDYGSIIAQGTPQEIKNNPRVIEAYLGEEV; translated from the coding sequence ATGGCGCTACTCAAGGCAACTAAACTGTCTAAAGTATTCGGCGGCCTCCGGGCGGTCTCCAACTTCGACGTCGAAATAGCTCCCGGTGAATTAGTCGGCCTTATCGGCCCCAACGGCGCCGGCAAAACGACAGCCTTTAACCTCTTAACCGGCGTGTATGAGCCGACTGAGGGACAGATTGAGTTTGACGGCAAAAGCATTGTCGGCCTTAAACCCTACCAGATTACCCAACGCGGTATTGCCCGTACTTTTCAGAATATCAGGCTGTTTGCCGACCTTAGTGTGCTTGATAATGTAAAGATTGCCTATCATTTCCATGTAAAATACGGCTTATTGGAGTCTATGTTGCGCGTGGGCCGGTATCATAGCGAAGAAGCCGAAATTGAGGAAAAAGCCATCAGGTTCCTGGAAATATTCCAACTGGCAAACAAAAAGGACGAAATTGCCAAAAACTTGCCTTATGGCGAGCAGCGCCGACTGGAAATCGCCCGGGCGCTGGCTGCTCAACCCAGGCTATTACTTTTGGACGAACCGGCTGCAGGTATGAATCCGCAAGAAACCCAGCAACTTATGGAAATGATTCGCTGGATCAGAAAAGAATTTAATCTGACAATTTTGTTGATTGAACATGATATGAGTCTGGTTATGGGCGTGTGCGAACGCATTTATGTGCTTGACTATGGCAGCATAATTGCTCAGGGTACGCCGCAGGAAATTAAAAATAATCCGCGGGTTATCGAGGCCTACCTCGGTGAGGAGGTTTAG
- the livF_4 gene encoding High-affinity branched-chain amino acid transport ATP-binding protein LivF, whose translation MTMLKVDNINVYYGAIHALKGISVEVNQGEIVTLIGANGAGKSTTLRTISGLLKPKTGKIIFEGQDIAGAAAQNIVKLGISQVPEGRRVFANMTVLENLELGAYLRSDAQEIKADMDNVFTRFPRLAERRSQLAGTLSGGEQQMLAMGRALMSRPRILLLDEPSMGLAPLLVKEIFSIIKDINATGTTILLVEQNAHMALSIAHKAYVLETGRITLSGDAKELAESEEIRKAYLGG comes from the coding sequence ATGACAATGTTAAAAGTTGACAACATAAACGTGTATTATGGCGCCATTCATGCGCTCAAAGGCATTAGTGTTGAAGTAAACCAAGGTGAAATTGTAACACTAATCGGCGCCAACGGCGCTGGCAAGAGCACAACGCTCCGCACCATTTCCGGTCTGTTGAAACCTAAAACGGGAAAGATAATATTTGAAGGCCAAGACATTGCCGGTGCAGCTGCGCAAAATATTGTTAAACTGGGGATTTCGCAAGTCCCGGAAGGACGTCGTGTATTTGCCAATATGACAGTCCTGGAAAATCTGGAACTGGGCGCATATCTGCGCTCTGATGCGCAAGAGATAAAAGCAGACATGGATAATGTATTTACCCGTTTCCCCAGATTAGCCGAGCGGCGCAGCCAGCTTGCCGGAACGCTTTCGGGCGGCGAGCAGCAAATGCTGGCCATGGGCCGGGCGCTTATGAGCCGTCCCCGCATTCTGCTCTTAGATGAACCGTCAATGGGGTTGGCGCCACTATTAGTAAAGGAAATTTTTTCCATAATCAAAGATATTAATGCAACCGGCACAACCATTCTCCTGGTTGAGCAAAACGCCCACATGGCATTGTCGATTGCCCATAAAGCCTATGTGCTGGAAACCGGCCGGATAACCTTGTCCGGCGATGCCAAGGAATTGGCCGAAAGCGAAGAAATCCGCAAAGCCTATCTTGGTGGCTAA